TTGATCGAAAGCGCTGTTCTCTTCTGGAATGCATCTAATATTGAGTCTGGATGGCAAATAATCATACATCATAATAGGAAATGTACAAAGAGCTTTCCCTGAAGCAGCAAATGTTCATCAGTAGTACACAGTGGCGAGTAAGTCGTTCGCTGAAATAGTTATAACTGCTTCGCTCCATTGACTTTTGGAGTCACAACAACAGTTCAGAAGACTCTCTTTCTTTCACAAAAAACGGTACAAGTATGGTTGATGACTGCAGTTTTGTCGCATATGTTCGGTAAACTGCAACCTGTGAAACCACCAGTAAAATAGCGAGTACAGATTGGCATGACGCTCTTGGTTCTCTGTCGCTGTTCTTGTATGTCGTCCTGAACAACTTTcgttcctcttcttctatcATCAACATCTTCTCCCATGGTTCTGCTCCCAACTGAGGAAAGATAGTTTCTCCAAGGATGCCGCTTGCTTGACATGTAGCTATCCACCGGGCACAATCCTTTGTGCCCGTTGCGAGTCGATTCCAATAGTAGTTTCAACAAAGGATGGCGTGTTTGAGGGTAAACTTATCAAAGGTAAGTCCGAAAAAACCTTCAAACTAAGATTTTATGGCTGAATCCAGATGTGCGATGCCTTTTTGCTTTGTACTCCATTCAAATTGCTGTAGTTATGTTATCTGAGCAGCCAACAAGGGTCAAACACACATAGGAGTACCATAAAGGTAACTAAGACCGTCAAAAGAGGCAAATGCCATATATATAGGTTATAAAAAAGCAATTGTCTGACAGTGTATTGAATACCAGTACTACTGCTTCTCATTCGTGCGTCGAGTTGAGCTCGAATCTTTTGTTTGACACAAAAGTTGGTCCGCGTTATCTCATCTCACATCCCTTCACCCCTCCATTCAGCAGCGTAAAGCCATCACGGAGTGATCTAAGATAGTCAAAATGATTACCTTGACAAAAATGTTCCATCACCCTCTGATTTCTCAACCATTTCTTTCTCTTGGACTGACCTCCCTGGCCTTGCTACTCTTGATACTGGTGCTGTTAAGTGTACCCGGGCCGATCAAGGGTATGTACTGGTTCAGTGTGGAGGGTCAGGGTACAACCGATGGGCCACTGAGTGCTGGTGTTCTTGGGTGGTGTTGTAAGTTGTATTTTTCCGCAGAGGCAAATAGCAGTCCGTTTGTTGACCTGATTGTCAGTACAAGGCACGTCGAATTGTACTTATGCACCCCTTAGGTAAGAGACTTCCCGACATCCGCACAGCAGATAATACCAACCATGAGACTTAGTGAAAATGCCTATCTTTCCACCATGATTAACACCGGTGAAGCACTAACTGTTCGCATCATGCTTCCTCTCGCCTGTTACTGGATGATCGTCGTGATGGTCCTCTGGGTTTTGCTCACTGTCCTTGTACCTTTTGGCTACCGTATTCGAGATCTCGACAGCATTACCAGACACCTAAGGTTTGCTATTGTTGAAGCTTGCGTCCTTTGCGTGAGCCTCTTCGGTAACGTACTCTGTTGGCTGGCTTTTGGGTTGGGGAGGTCCGCATATTTCAGTGTCCAAAATGGCGGAGGTGACCCAACAAGTGGTCGTGCTATGGAAACGTCAGTCAGTTTCAGATTCCCTCTGCCTGGACTTGACTAACCATGTTTCATATAGTACTGCTGTCGCAGCTCTCCTCTCACTGCTCTCCCTGGGTACTGCGGTCTGGGGTCTTCACCTTCGACTCCGAAGCGCGCAATCGCACTGGCGAGAGGAAGCCGTCATGGTCCGCCGTCGTTCTATGGCACTTTTCGCTTCCGGCGCAGTTCATCCAGAGGATGCTGCTACCTTGGGAGTCACCGGAAATTTTTTGAAGAAAAAGGATAGTCAGCGGTGGTCCACCAATAGTTCAGATGTCCCTAGCTACACTGCAAACAGCGGAGCATTGCAACATAGAGACAATGGTTTCAAGGCTGGCTATCAGCCAGACATAAAGGCAGGCGAAAAAGAGGAAATAGATGTTAAACTAGAGGAGGCTAAAAGAAATTCAGTCGATCAGATCCGAAGAACATCGTGAGTATCCATTTGTTGACACGTCCAGTTCAAAGACAGCTGACCCAGTTCGTCTGTACAAGGATCCACGACTCTCCCTATCATGCAGCCAACGGAACTGTTCGACCCCCAACCTCCTGATCAGCAAGAAACAAATACGCGAAGCATGGTCAGCTCCTCGTCAAGTAACAATGCTTTTTTTACCGATCGACACTAAATTGCAATCGAGAAGACAAGTGCTATCTCTGCACTCATCTTAAATTTGGCGTGCGATGAAAGATTAACCTATGATCAGTTATGTAGCCAAGGATCATAAATACAATTCAGTTTTTGTGAATGGATGGTTTACATCATGCGATCCGTTCCGCAGTGTGCACAACCTGCTTTTGAAATTGAAAATGTTCAGTCGATGGTATGAAACATGAATCGTCGCTCTCCATGCATATCCCGTCCTAAGCAGCTCATCGCTGATACGAAAGCGTCTGTCCTTGATTTTGTTGCTGACCCTGGCTTTGAACCTGGCCTTGACCATTCACGGGGACATTGCTAGGGCTTTTCTGTGCCTCCTTTCTAGCTGCCTCCTCTCGAATGACATCATCTGCCCGTTTGGTAAGTTCAAGAACATTGGCGTCGATGGTAAAGTCTTCCGCCGTTCTTTGCCTAACCCATGTTCGAGTGTCGAGGTATGCAAATGGACCACGGATCCAGTTTGGTTGCCCACTAGAACGATCGGCTTTGGAGAGATCAATGGTCGCGAGAGTAGGGGAGGTGAGCCATGTTTGTAATTCTGTATGATAACGCCATCCTCGGGCAAACCTGAAATTGTATTAGGTACGGCTGGTACATTGCGAGTTTACTTACAGTTCCTCCGCGACACGGAGCTGCAAAACGTCTTGAGGAGACATATAAAAGGCAAGGAACAGAGTATCTTCTGCGAAGTTTTGCAATTTGGATTCTACAGGAGGCGCATGAACGTAGTAGCACTGGGGGATGTGGAATGATTCCTCAATTTGAGGTGGCGGTAATGAGTTGGGTTCCACCCATGGGGTAACAAATGTGGGGTAGAGCGCCCTGCGCAAATTCGTCAGTGAAAGCTCCAAAAGTGAAATATCCCTGAGCTTACTCCTCGCTGTTTATGTCCACACCCAATTCCTCCAGATCTTCTCCAAACACCATCATTCCGCGATCCGTTTTGTTCATATGCATTTGTATCTCAAATAGCAGCGCCTTCAATCCCCATCTATCCACCGGGGAGCTCAGGATCTGCTGTACAGGTCGTACCACAGGTTCTGTATGTCTTGGTGACTGTCTTTGCCATGAGTCAGTCGTAGATGCAGGTCCACCCATCCCAGACTGAGGATGTGGTGGATTGGTTGAAGGGGTCGCATTTGCGGACTGGGATGCACTCGCGCTGCTTGTACCGTTGGGTAATggtgaaggagaggaagggaCGGGTTGATGTACGCTAGACGGATTCCGAAGAAAGTTCGCCATCTATCCATATCTTGTCAGCTAAAGCCACCACTGTCGTCAAGTGAACACTGACACGACCGTCTTTGCTTTCTGAAGATGCCCCGAGAGCAGGAAACTCTTCTGTCAAACCCCCATTCGATTGAGACGACGCGCCCGCCGTTGGACCAGATATCCCCGGCGGAGGAGTAGGAGTGACACCAagctgttgctgctgctgttgttgttgttgcaTGTACagctgttgttgttgtaAGTGAGTATTCTGATGGCTTGCGTTGGCTGAACCCTGGCCGCTTTGATTTTGGGCAATATAGCTCGAATTATGCTGACTGTGTGATCCAAGAGCTGGGAAATCGTTCGGATCTATCATTAATCAGCTTCAATCCCTATTTTTACATGACTTGACTGTCTGTGTCTTTTTGAAACACTCACCAGAGCTCCGAACACCAAACCCCGGAGGACCGCTTCTTGGGTAGCCAGCGATTCTTGATGTTGGTGGTTGCTGGGTTGCTTGCTGGCCTGCTGTCGCGTAGAACATGTTGGTTGATGTAACGTTCCGCTGCAGTGGCGAGACGAGAAGGGATGCTTAGGGATAAGGCGAGATGAAAGTAGAGAACAGTACGTGTTGGCTGTACCAGATGCATAGTACTTGGCTAAGACACCAACAGTCTATATGACACGGCGATTGCGGGGATAACGGTGTGGCACTTGTTACACCTCCCTCTCTGACAGCCATTATTATTGATTATTACGTTTTACTGCATGCTGCACCACTCTCGTTCTATAAGCATCATATCATGGTCAGCCAGCCCTTTATTGCTGCGAATCCTAACGCTGACAACCTACCCATTGTAGTCATCAGAGTTACGGTATACCGCCAACACACAACTGGAACAGCGTATGTTGCCGGTTTTCCTTTGACTATATTTACTGACATATTGTGTAGTGCACGCAAGGTACACCGGTACTGGACATGCTGATACAACAAAATAGTTTGTCCATTGATGGCCCTATGGTGACAATAAACTAATGATGTTTAGTGAATGGCTTACACACCAACACCGTGACACCCTTGCATCCATCGTCGGCCATCCACCTCTTTTGGCTTATCTGTCGGTCGCCGACGGCGAATGTCAAGCAAGGGAAAGATTTGAAGTAACGGAGGTAAGCGGACCATCATACTCTCACAAAGACTTTATTACTAAAACCGACAGAAAATGTTACAACCCTGTGGGAAACCGCCAGGAAAGACGGAGGAGTAGTCCAGCTGGGGTGAGATTCTGACAAACGTAGTGAAGCAACATGTTGTATGGTCGCAGTATATTATATGAAAGCTCAATTAACGTTGCTTGGCTGGGAATTTGTCACTTGTATCATTCTGAAGGTTTTGGCTCGACACAGGCACGACAAATGCTACCTCAGATACATGGGAAGTGCCTGTAGATGACGAACTGCCTGGGGGGTTAGCAATATGTGCTAATTCATATTAGTACTATAATCATAGCCTGCAGCAGTAGCTATGTCCTAATGTTGTCCGGCACTGCACGCCGAAAATTTATGTCAAGATATTTAAGACCCTAACATGCAACAGCATAATCCTGTTACGCAGTCTTGCCATATCTGTCCCATCTTCTGTGTGATGTGCATGGTATAAATGCGAACACTAGTGCTATCCGTTTTTCCGAAAGGTTGTGGTAGCTAGTTTTATGTGAAAAAGGTTTGTAAAAGTATCATAACAATGCCAAGGAACAAATAATAAAGTCCATTTGCATAATCAGGAAATACGGAGGAAATAAAAGGCTAGTCATGGTCTTAGTTATCATTGATACGTCTCGAGAGTCACagaaaagaaagaatgTTAACTACGTGCCACAACTGATGTGACGAAGGATAGATCAACTAATAAATTTTGAATCATATCAAGCAAGAAGCTGGAATTGAGATGATATGATACAGTGGCCCATCGTACGTGAGCCCGACTTCCACTGCTACTCCACAACGCGACAATCGCAACATTCCTCTTCAGACTTTGCACACCGACTAACCCTCTCCACAGCAGGACAACACTTAATGACTGGTTAAACTCCAGTTGTCAAGCGCCACATTATTCACGCTGTCCACCGCAGTGAAACCGCTCCCCCATTGCGGCGTCAAAAGCACCTGCAAGCTAAAGGTTCCTCCATTGGGCACGTCGACTACCAGCACCGTCACACCAGGGTTAGGCTGGTCGGCATCCATCGTACCAGTAGGAAGAGCCGGGTCTTGGCTAGACCTGGTAGGTTCAGCAGTGCCGAATGACGCACCGGAAGGGCCTTGCACAATAGAGGCAATGAGGGTTTGCGAATCGAGAGTGAGGGTGGCGGTGGCATTGTTGGTGGTAACGGTGGCGTTTGTGTGCATTCGCCATTGAAGATTAGGAACATCGGTAACATCGTCTTGAATAAGGACTTGTTGACGAGCATTGACGAAACGAATACCTCGTTTGACAGTGCTGCAAGTGATCAGAAGTCAGGATTTTTTTCCTCAAATCtgcaaaaaaaaaaacagGAACTTACTAGTTATAAGCAGTAGACATGTCAGTCCAGAAGTACGCAGTGTCACCAGAATCAAGCTGGAACGATGGAGCAGGACCTTGCGCTGTACCCGAGGAGCCCCAGTTACCCGTAGGTGTGGCATTGACGTTCTGATTCTGATCGTTGATGAGGAGCGTATTCTGGCCCTCGGTCCTCTTTCGGTAGTACAGCCATCTTTCGGAGTTCTGCGCCTCACTACTAAAGTAGCCATCGGAAAGATATTGTCCAGAACCAAGCTCACCTGCCCATCGCTGACCCATGGCATCAAAGACAAAGTCTCCAATATCAAGATCGCCATGGGTTTGATGGCCAGTAAGTTTACTTGCCTTCATGGCCCAGTACGTGCCTTCATTTGTAGCCCAGTTGGATCGTGCGGTAGCCCATCGACCATTCTCATTGTCAGAGTAACGATCAAGGGGAAGGTCATCCCACCAGGTTCCACTAAGGGCAGGGTCGTACCAGAACATACTCCAGGGTTCAGAAGCATCATAATGGTCTCGTTGGTACAACGCGTAACGAGGCTCGTTGAAAGTATTCGCCCACAAAAGAAGAGAGTTGGCAGTGGACGAGTACTTGTTGGGTCCGTGATCACCGTAGTTGAAAAGCGAAGTCATACCTTGGACGTAGATGTGGAAAAGGGAGGTAAGGTTCCAACCGGGATTGGACTCGGGGAGACCACGGTCATCACCATAGGCGCTTTGGAGGGCATTAACCAGCTCAGCAGCCCCAGTGGTACCGAAGTACCAGTAATTGGCGGTTTCAGCCCATGTACCATCACTGTAGGCACCCTGGAAGCAGTTATTCCAGGCATCCGGCACGGCGAGGTCAATGACTTGTTGCGCAACGCCAGTGGGGTCGCGGTCGACAATGGCAACCGCCGCCTGAACTAATCCACCGTTGCAAACACAATTCCAGTTACCGTTGACTTCGGAACTGCCAACGCCAGTACCAGCCCACCAGTTGTAAGATGATGCAGATGTGTCGCCCGAAAGAACAGCATGGCCAAAGGAAAGACCAAGGTTGAGCATAGACCACATAAGAGCATCCCGCTGGGCGTCGGTCCAGAAATCGTAAAGCCAGTCATAACCAATGGCGAAAGCCGCACAGAATTCGGCGAGATCGAGGAAATGAACAGGATTCCAACGAGTACCGTCGCTAGCACCGAAAGATACGTCAGAGTTGTTACCCGCGGCGGTCTGGTCCTGAGTCAGCGACTTGCCCAAAGAGATATGCGGCCAATACCTACAGTCAACTCAAGCCAAACCCGATCAGCATACTTCGTCTCATTGGTGACCTTGTACGCATAGGCCCAGTTTTTGACCTTCAATTTGATTTCTCGAGCAACGTCCAGTACACCTGATCCATCAAGGCCGCCGTCGGGGACATACGGTGTAGGTTCATCGCCGAGTGTGTCACTAGCATTCTGCACAATGGTGGCGTTC
This DNA window, taken from Cryptococcus gattii WM276 chromosome C, complete sequence, encodes the following:
- a CDS encoding uncharacterized protein (Similar to SGTC gene model, INSD accession EAL22248.1), which codes for MITLTKMFHHPLISQPFLSLGLTSLALLLLILVLLSVPGPIKGMYWFSVEGQGTTDGPLSAGVLGWCLQGTSNCTYAPLSENAYLSTMINTGEALTVRIMLPLACYWMIVVMVLWVLLTVLVPFGYRIRDLDSITRHLRFAIVEACVLCVSLFGNVLCWLAFGLGRSAYFSVQNGGGDPTSGRAMETTAVAALLSLLSLGTAVWGLHLRLRSAQSHWREEAVMVRRRSMALFASGAVHPEDAATLGVTGNFLKKKDSQRWSTNSSDVPSYTANSGALQHRDNGFKAGYQPDIKAGEKEEIDVKLEEAKRNSVDQIRRTSIHDSPYHAANGTVRPPTS
- a CDS encoding uncharacterized protein (Similar to TIGR gene model, INSD accession AAW42357.1), which codes for MFYATAGQQATQQPPTSRIAGYPRSGPPGFGVRSSDPNDFPALGSHSQHNSSYIAQNQSGQGSANASHQNTHLQQQQLYMQQQQQQQQQLGVTPTPPPGISGPTAGASSQSNGGLTEEFPALGASSESKDGRMANFLRNPSSVHQPVPSSPSPLPNGTSSASASQSANATPSTNPPHPQSGMGGPASTTDSWQRQSPRHTEPVVRPVQQILSSPVDRWGLKALLFEIQMHMNKTDRGMMVFGEDLEELGVDINSEEALYPTFVTPWVEPNSLPPPQIEESFHIPQCYYVHAPPVESKLQNFAEDTLFLAFYMSPQDVLQLRVAEELFARGWRYHTELQTWLTSPTLATIDLSKADRSSGQPNWIRGPFAYLDTRTWVRQRTAEDFTIDANVLELTKRADDVIREEAARKEAQKSPSNVPVNGQGQVQSQGQQQNQGQTLSYQR
- a CDS encoding uncharacterized protein (Similar to TIGR gene model, INSD accession AAW42732.1) — protein: MSSELRYTANTQLEQLHARYTGTGHADTTKYEWLTHQHRDTLASIVGHPPLLAYLSVADGECQARERFEVTEKMLQPCGKPPGKTEE
- a CDS encoding Hypothetical Protein (Similar to TIGR gene model, INSD accession AAW42359.1) gives rise to the protein MAHYQQAPYSDSPRYGNSYGGSAPNYGGYSDNPHGAGGDDYGNSYLMSSANPNAAVGSGGYAAGAGGYQPKKKRNKWLWIGLPVLLICIILAAVLGGVLGSRANNDKSGSSTSSDSSAATTGSSNVNTGLPSGVTSANNAATNTGANGEEYLAVATDTYMLPVYATGTATSGYSAPTVISNPASTDSWPNDPNPPSNSTQGIRAHPRLAPGYKWDALTTGGLIQNNPYFKFWNATIVQNASDTLGDEPTPYVPDGGLDGSGVLDVAREIKLKVKNWAYAYKVTNETKYADRVWLELTTAAGNNSDVSFGASDGTRWNPVHFLDLAEFCAAFAIGYDWLYDFWTDAQRDALMWSMLNLGLSFGHAVLSGDTSASSYNWWAGTGVGSSEVNGNWNCVCNGGLVQAAVAIVDRDPTGVAQQVIDLAVPDAWNNCFQGAYSDGTWAETANYWYFGTTGAAELVNALQSAYGDDRGLPESNPGWNLTSLFHIYVQGMTSLFNYGDHGPNKYSSTANSLLLWANTFNEPRYALYQRDHYDASEPWSMFWYDPALSGTWWDDLPLDRYSDNENGRWATARSNWATNEGTYWAMKASKLTGHQTHGDLDIGDFVFDAMGQRWAGELGSGQYLSDGYFSSEAQNSERWLYYRKRTEGQNTLLINDQNQNVNATPTGNWGSSGTAQGPAPSFQLDSGDTAYFWTDMSTAYNYTVKRGIRFVNARQQVLIQDDVTDVPNLQWRMHTNATVTTNNATATLTLDSQTLIASIVQGPSGASFGTAEPTRSSQDPALPTGTMDADQPNPGVTVLVVDVPNGGTFSLQVLLTPQWGSGFTAVDSVNNVALDNWSLTSH